The genomic stretch GAAAGGAATGAGCGCCTCAAGCGAACCCCGGAGGGATTTTTCTTCGCCTTCGTTCTCTTCGCCATTGCCCGTGTGGGCATCGGTCTGGGCGTGCGGCGGTGGCTGCCGCCACTTGCGTCCGAACATGGAGCCGGTTATCCACCACTTTCTGCCGTCGAGCGAAGGGTACTTAGCTCGCGCCCGTGACAACGCCGTGAATCCTCGGCATGATGCGCTCCATCGCCTTTTCCTTCAGCCCGCCGAAGAGTTTCTCTCGACGCGGTGTGCGATATGCCGAAGCGGGTTCATGAGTTGACCGGAAGGGCGGCGATGGGGCAGGGGATTCAATCGTGGGATCCTCTTTCTGCTCATAGTCCCCTTCGGGATCGTGGGAGGGATCGCTGCGCTCATCTAGAGAGCGCAGCGTCGCAGGCGTCGCGAGGGGCTTCCGCATGTCGAGCGAACGCGTGCGGAAACCCCTCAGCAGCGGCTCACTTCTTCGCCAGCGAGCGGATGAAGGCGACCAGGTCCCAAATCTCCTTCTCCTTCAGCTTGTCCTTATACCCGGGCATGAGCTTGGACTTCCCCAGCGCGGCTCCGCCTTCCGCCGTGATCTTATAGAGGTCCTGATCGCTGTATTTGGCCATTGCTGTCGGATTCGTCCAGTCCGTGAGCTTCACCGTCCTGACCGCCTTCATAGCGGGACCATCACCTTTTCCCTGCTCGCCATGGCAGCGTTGGCAGTGTTTGATGTGCAGCTCTTTCCCGACCTTAGGATCTCCCTTCCCTTGCGCCCACAAGGGAAGGGCAACCCCCGTTGCTACGAGCAATGCCAGCATCCCGTGCGTGATTCGCTTCATCAATCCTCTCCTCCTTATCCTGATTCTCGCCCCCGTGACATTATAGCACCGTCTCACTCCCCGGCCATGGAGGAAGAACCACGACCTCCCGGGCACCCCGACGAAAGGACCCTTTCGTCCATTTGCGTGCGCTAGCGAATCTCGCCGACGAGAAGCGCATGGACTTTCGAGACGGCGAAGGTCCTCCCTTCGCCGTGGCACACGTTGCATGTCTCGACTGATCCCGTCGTGTTGATGAACGCGTGCGCTTCGGCCGAGAGACTATCGTGGCAGGAGACACACGCGGTCGAGGTCGGCGGCGTCGGGTTCTGGAAACCGCGCGGCGTGACCGTCGCGCGCGTGGCGCGCACTGGCAACAGATACGTTCCCGGCGTGTGGCAGAGCTGGCAATTCTTCAAGCTCGCCGGGAAGCGCACTTCGTTGTAGGGGACGGGCTGCCGCGCGAAATTGTAAACCGTGTACTCGCGCTCCAACTGCACGCCTCGATGGATCTTGTGGATGAGGAGCTTGAAATCAATGCTCTCGGGCGGCATTCGATCGGCGGGCCGCCGCACCTCATCGGTGCTGGTCGGATTGTGACAGATGACGCAGTGCTCGATGTTGTTGTTGCGATTGTCCCCGTGCGTACGAAGCGAATCGTGGCACTTCAGACAACTGCGCAGATCCACGATCTGCCGCCGTGCGATCGGCCGCGCGTCAGTGACGGCGAAGTACCTGACGACGTTATCTCCGGCATCGCGCACCGTGTTCGCGGGATCCCCCGGAGCCGCCGGACCCGGATTGAGCGTGATGTTCCGGTACCCCTCGATGCCCACGACGTAAGTCCCTCGCGCATCGGCCGGAAGAGGGGTGCGGAACGTATAGCGGTAATTCCCTTCGGGATCCGGTCCGATGGCGCCGCGCGCATCCTCGCTCACCCACCATGCATAGTCGGTCGTGGGCCCGCCGAGCACGAGCGCCAGACGCGTCATCGCGCTCGGAGCGATGGGGCGACCCGAGCGGTCCCGAATCTTGAAGAGCACGGTCGGCGCGCGCCCCGGTGCCGTGTCCGTCACGCCCGTGATCTCGAAAACGACGCCCGGGAGCTGCCGAGACTTAAAGGGGATCGCGTGCGCGCCTGCTACCGAGAGATCGAACTCCTCGCCCGATGTGGGGAGGTGGCAGCGGCCGCAGCGCGTGTCGTCGCGTTGGATGATGCCGGCATGGTTCTCTCCCGTGGCGAAGTTCACGTTGTCGTGGCAAGACCCACAGGTCGCTCGCGAGAGTTGCGTGAGATAACTATCGGCTTGCGTCGCTCCGGCGGCATGGCATGTCGTGCAATTGCGAATGTCTTGAGGGAATCCGACCGTGGAGAAATCATAGACTCGTCCCATGAAGCCGATGATCCGGTAGGGCCTTCCTGCGCGCACGCTCGGCAGATCGCGCCCGCGGTGGATCTTGTGGATCATGACCTCGAAATCTGTCGTGTTCCCCGTGTCCGGGTCTACTGTCTGCGGTTGATGGCAGAGGACGCACGTTTTAACGGTCACGTAGCGTCCCCCGTGCGCTTGCAGTTGATCGTGGCACTGATTACAAGCTGCTGTGGTCACCACATCCCGGACCGTCGAGACTCGGCCGCCGGCCGGAATGAAATCGAAGGTCGCGTTGGCCACGAATCGCTTCCCCAAGGTCGCCGTGAGATCGCGCACGGCCGAGATCCCCACCGTGTGCGTGACCGTCGGATCATAGGTCGCTGGCAGGACTGTCCCCGACGTGTAGACGACGGTCCCATCCGGGGAATCCGAGAACGTCCCGCCGGTGTCCACCCACGCCTGCGACACGGTTCCAAGCACGGCCCCCGTCTGCGAGCGCGTCGTGTAAGCCGTATATTGCCGATCTCCTCGGTTGATGCGAGCGAGGATCACGTTGATCTCCACTCGGCCTTCGGTTCGCACGCCGGTCCGATCCAGAGGCTGGCCGCGATCATCGGTCAACCGGAAGGTCACGACCACTCGTCGTTCCGGAGAGACCGTGGCGCTCAGGATCTGAATCTGCACTCCGGTGCTCACAGCAACTTGAGCGTCCGTCGGCCGATCGTTTCCGATCAAGATGGCGAAGAGCAGTAACGCGCCGAACATGAATGCCCCGACGAGTCTCTTCTTCATTGTGGCCCTCCTCGGCTGAGAGTTTCTGGCCTCGTCGCGGTGTCGCGAAGCACCGTCGGTTAATAGGAGACCTCCTCTTCCTTCTCCGACTCTTCAGGAGGTGTCTCTTTGAGGCGTTGGATCGTCGCTCGAAGCCAGCGTTTCACCGCCTCCTGCAGCCGCTCTTCATCCCCCGTTCGTTCGAGCGAAGCGACCGTCTCCCCCGCCTCATTCAATGGGATGAAGTGGCAGGGGAGATGCTCTTGGCGGTGCTCCTCCGGGACGAAATCCAAGAGGACGCATCCCTCGTGGCATTCCGGAGGATGGTCGGGGACGAACCAGTGGTTGATGCAAACGACCGAATGCTGGAACATCGGTCGCGGCTTCCATGGTTCGCGTACCGAGCGCCCATATCCCCCACCTTCGAGGATATCCAGCTCGGCTTCGAGT from Blastocatellia bacterium encodes the following:
- a CDS encoding c-type cytochrome gives rise to the protein MKRITHGMLALLVATGVALPLWAQGKGDPKVGKELHIKHCQRCHGEQGKGDGPAMKAVRTVKLTDWTNPTAMAKYSDQDLYKITAEGGAALGKSKLMPGYKDKLKEKEIWDLVAFIRSLAKK
- a CDS encoding OmcA/MtrC family decaheme c-type cytochrome gives rise to the protein MKKRLVGAFMFGALLLFAILIGNDRPTDAQVAVSTGVQIQILSATVSPERRVVVTFRLTDDRGQPLDRTGVRTEGRVEINVILARINRGDRQYTAYTTRSQTGAVLGTVSQAWVDTGGTFSDSPDGTVVYTSGTVLPATYDPTVTHTVGISAVRDLTATLGKRFVANATFDFIPAGGRVSTVRDVVTTAACNQCHDQLQAHGGRYVTVKTCVLCHQPQTVDPDTGNTTDFEVMIHKIHRGRDLPSVRAGRPYRIIGFMGRVYDFSTVGFPQDIRNCTTCHAAGATQADSYLTQLSRATCGSCHDNVNFATGENHAGIIQRDDTRCGRCHLPTSGEEFDLSVAGAHAIPFKSRQLPGVVFEITGVTDTAPGRAPTVLFKIRDRSGRPIAPSAMTRLALVLGGPTTDYAWWVSEDARGAIGPDPEGNYRYTFRTPLPADARGTYVVGIEGYRNITLNPGPAAPGDPANTVRDAGDNVVRYFAVTDARPIARRQIVDLRSCLKCHDSLRTHGDNRNNNIEHCVICHNPTSTDEVRRPADRMPPESIDFKLLIHKIHRGVQLEREYTVYNFARQPVPYNEVRFPASLKNCQLCHTPGTYLLPVRATRATVTPRGFQNPTPPTSTACVSCHDSLSAEAHAFINTTGSVETCNVCHGEGRTFAVSKVHALLVGEIR